In a single window of the Bacteroides acidifaciens genome:
- a CDS encoding RagB/SusD family nutrient uptake outer membrane protein, which translates to MKSIYYIFILTLSLLCASCSDFLTEEPISDLTAESFWKTDKDAEVGIVSIYSAFSKAISPGMWDWGELRADNYIPHDKDAFDQKELIYNNIQIDNQAALWTNLYSVISRANAAIKYIPRITMTPKKKNNLQAEAYALRAWAYFYCVRVWGDVPLYTEPIEEISQGIYRDRTDKNIIFQEVILPDLEKAYYLIDKTSTVRTRINVATICALTMDVNAWLHDYEKVVSTMKEKVQTLNKRNWGLSALTPETFTKDWRAIFVEDNQTETPIEVIFKLAYDQLGNGENQSINYFASSQPRVFLSDKIKGLYGILDKRFGSTQWEDIGEGKTQLKKKFWPDGTIFVGTGRVYSDNDLILYRYADIVLLYAEALNALDRTPEAITELNRTRTRSGENPFYTSDFVSSDEILDAILEERQKEFVGEGKRWFDLVRCNRWKEVMEPINGMNDERKVLFPIHRDHINQNLNLKQNSGY; encoded by the coding sequence ATGAAATCTATATATTATATTTTTATTCTGACATTATCACTACTATGTGCTTCGTGTAGTGATTTTCTAACAGAAGAACCCATCAGTGACCTGACAGCAGAAAGCTTCTGGAAAACAGACAAAGATGCAGAAGTGGGAATCGTTTCCATATACAGTGCCTTTTCAAAAGCCATCTCACCGGGCATGTGGGACTGGGGAGAACTTCGTGCCGACAATTACATTCCCCACGACAAGGACGCATTCGACCAAAAAGAGTTGATATACAACAATATACAAATTGACAATCAAGCCGCATTATGGACAAATTTGTATAGTGTCATCAGTAGAGCCAATGCTGCCATCAAGTACATTCCCCGCATCACTATGACACCCAAGAAAAAGAACAACCTGCAAGCAGAAGCATATGCCCTGCGGGCATGGGCTTACTTTTACTGTGTCCGCGTATGGGGAGACGTACCTTTATACACAGAACCCATAGAAGAAATCTCACAAGGAATCTACCGTGACCGCACTGATAAAAATATAATTTTTCAAGAAGTAATCTTGCCGGATCTTGAAAAAGCCTATTATCTGATTGATAAAACTTCAACCGTCCGGACACGAATCAATGTCGCCACTATATGCGCACTTACAATGGATGTAAATGCTTGGTTGCATGATTACGAAAAAGTAGTGAGTACCATGAAAGAAAAAGTGCAGACATTGAACAAACGGAATTGGGGACTTTCCGCCCTGACACCGGAGACTTTCACTAAAGATTGGAGAGCTATCTTTGTAGAAGACAATCAGACCGAAACACCAATAGAGGTGATATTCAAATTGGCTTATGACCAATTGGGGAACGGAGAGAACCAATCTATCAATTATTTTGCAAGTTCCCAACCAAGAGTCTTTCTATCAGACAAGATAAAAGGTTTGTATGGGATACTGGATAAACGGTTTGGCAGTACCCAATGGGAAGACATAGGCGAAGGTAAAACACAATTAAAGAAAAAGTTTTGGCCGGACGGTACTATTTTTGTCGGTACAGGGCGTGTATATTCAGACAATGACCTAATATTATACCGATATGCCGATATTGTACTATTGTATGCCGAAGCGTTAAATGCGCTGGACAGAACTCCGGAAGCTATCACCGAACTGAACAGAACCAGAACACGTAGCGGAGAAAATCCTTTTTATACAAGTGATTTTGTAAGCAGTGACGAAATTCTTGATGCGATACTTGAAGAACGGCAGAAAGAGTTTGTCGGTGAGGGTAAACGTTGGTTCGACCTTGTCCGCTGTAACCGTTGGAAAGAAGTAATGGAACCCATCAATGGGATGAATGATGAGAGAAAAGTATTATTCCCTATCCATCGTGACCATATTAATCAAAACCTCAACTTAAAACAGAACTCCGGTTATTAA
- a CDS encoding SusC/RagA family TonB-linked outer membrane protein, whose product MSTSFSFSQDKELKIIGVVTDTQNNPLPGVSVLIKGSSTGVVSNLDGKYVISIPNPNSTLIYSYTGFAKQEIAAKGKRVLNVVLKESVKELNEIVVVGYGAMKKRDITGSIASITSKSIEERNAISITDVLQGQMAGIEITSGSGAPGEGSDIRIRGTSTFEGGVKPLFVIDGVPFESIDDINPSDIESIEVLKDAASAAIYGSRSANGVILISTKQGEKSRPRLDIRYLKSFSTLTRKMPKANGAERRYYDKVRQKLTNGLNGYNIKDSLAFFNNQDIDLQDLIFRTASRDQLDLSASGASDKFKYYVSAGLLSDKGIIQNSSYTRITTRINGEYKPNKYITLGSKLHLSIVNKKGISEDGVLNQLLERPSYWAIFNPDGSYVPNISSRRNPYAVMMDDIQKNQNYKASIYEYLEVNFNSKFKFNTNVQGNFILDRNQSYRPSPQLAVTERTTGRDLSELNYDWANENYFSYVDNFKFHNINVMVGNSIQGWARENMNIVGLDYTTDMIYTLNAASLFDTQRTYTRMYRHSMTSFFGRAAYNYKSRYLINANIRTDGSSRFGSSKRWGVFPSASIGWRFSDERFMRWSKRFLSDGKLRASWGITGNQEIGDYDSWQLYSPNYIYEGVSGIAASNLAYNGLSWEETTQYNIGLDLQLFNSKVRIVADYYKKDTEKLLCQVEVPKETGFTTIRKNVGSMSNEGFEFSLDYDVLRLKDFNWSLNFNIAHNTSRIKQIADGVPFYKGMDDAIYVQPNSKLGEFYGYKYLGIYPYNESNAYTKEWNQLTPEFANGTFTGKYLLNGKEYTGEILQKKSSDGNPLKGGDVDYVDINGDGIIDVLDKTKIGCAQPDVYGGLSTNLSYKGISLYISFYYSLGGDIYNYAEAKRNKFSYDGATPSPDAIANMWTGPGDIAKYPAPINKEHNRLPPSSFYIEDASYIKLRNVKLSYSLPKKWINTVWMKAATIYVYGNNLLTFTNYKGYDPEFSLGTSDPLTLGIDQNRYPRKREYGLGVNVTF is encoded by the coding sequence AAGAAATTGCAGCAAAAGGTAAAAGAGTATTGAATGTCGTTCTAAAAGAATCCGTCAAAGAACTAAATGAAATCGTAGTCGTCGGATATGGTGCTATGAAAAAGAGGGATATTACAGGTTCTATTGCTTCCATCACTTCAAAATCTATTGAAGAAAGAAATGCAATCTCAATCACGGATGTGCTACAAGGGCAAATGGCAGGCATCGAAATCACTTCCGGTTCCGGAGCACCGGGTGAAGGGTCAGATATTCGGATTCGTGGTACTTCCACCTTTGAGGGTGGAGTGAAACCGCTGTTTGTTATTGACGGAGTCCCTTTCGAAAGCATTGACGATATTAACCCTTCAGATATCGAGTCCATCGAAGTTCTCAAAGATGCCGCATCCGCAGCCATCTATGGTTCACGTTCTGCCAATGGTGTTATTTTAATATCAACCAAGCAAGGTGAAAAGAGTCGTCCCCGGCTGGATATACGTTATCTGAAAAGTTTCAGCACTTTAACTCGAAAAATGCCCAAAGCCAATGGAGCAGAACGCAGATACTATGACAAAGTCCGCCAAAAACTGACGAACGGGCTCAACGGATATAATATCAAGGACTCTTTGGCTTTCTTTAACAACCAGGACATCGACCTGCAAGATTTAATTTTCCGTACAGCATCCAGAGACCAACTCGACTTAAGCGCAAGCGGAGCTTCTGATAAATTCAAGTATTATGTAAGTGCCGGATTGCTTTCTGATAAAGGTATTATCCAGAATAGTAGTTATACACGTATCACTACCCGTATCAATGGTGAATATAAGCCCAATAAATACATTACTCTAGGGAGCAAGTTACACCTCAGCATAGTTAATAAGAAAGGTATTTCCGAAGACGGCGTACTGAACCAATTGCTGGAACGCCCTTCTTACTGGGCCATTTTCAATCCGGATGGCAGTTATGTTCCCAATATCAGCAGCAGACGTAATCCTTATGCAGTAATGATGGACGACATCCAGAAGAATCAAAATTACAAAGCATCTATATATGAATATTTGGAAGTGAATTTCAACAGTAAATTCAAATTCAATACAAATGTACAGGGAAATTTTATTCTCGACCGAAATCAGTCCTACCGTCCTTCTCCGCAACTGGCAGTAACCGAACGTACTACCGGCAGAGATTTATCCGAGCTCAATTATGACTGGGCAAATGAAAATTATTTCAGCTATGTTGATAATTTCAAGTTCCACAACATTAACGTAATGGTAGGTAACAGTATACAGGGATGGGCCAGAGAGAATATGAATATAGTGGGATTGGATTATACCACTGATATGATTTATACACTGAATGCAGCATCACTCTTTGATACACAGAGAACATATACCCGTATGTACCGCCACTCCATGACATCATTTTTCGGACGCGCTGCATACAATTATAAAAGCCGTTACTTGATAAATGCCAATATCCGTACTGACGGTTCCTCACGTTTTGGTTCATCCAAACGTTGGGGCGTCTTCCCTTCCGCTTCTATCGGATGGCGTTTCTCCGACGAACGTTTCATGAGATGGAGCAAACGATTCTTAAGCGATGGAAAACTAAGAGCCAGTTGGGGTATCACAGGTAACCAGGAAATCGGGGACTATGACTCATGGCAATTATACAGTCCGAATTATATTTATGAAGGTGTTTCCGGAATTGCGGCAAGTAATCTGGCATACAACGGTCTGAGCTGGGAAGAAACGACCCAATATAACATCGGATTAGATTTACAGTTATTCAATAGTAAAGTACGAATTGTAGCAGATTACTATAAAAAAGACACAGAAAAATTACTTTGCCAGGTAGAAGTTCCCAAAGAAACCGGATTCACCACCATTCGCAAGAATGTAGGTTCAATGTCGAATGAAGGGTTTGAGTTTTCACTTGATTATGATGTACTTCGATTGAAAGACTTCAATTGGTCATTAAACTTCAATATTGCCCACAACACCAGCAGAATCAAACAAATTGCAGACGGAGTTCCTTTCTATAAGGGAATGGATGATGCAATTTACGTACAACCTAATTCCAAACTCGGCGAGTTCTACGGATACAAATATTTAGGCATCTATCCTTACAATGAATCCAACGCTTATACTAAAGAATGGAATCAACTGACACCGGAATTTGCCAACGGAACTTTCACTGGAAAATACCTTTTAAATGGTAAGGAATACACAGGTGAAATTTTACAGAAAAAAAGTTCGGATGGCAATCCGTTAAAAGGCGGTGATGTAGACTATGTGGACATAAACGGAGATGGAATTATAGACGTATTGGATAAAACAAAAATCGGATGTGCCCAACCTGATGTATATGGCGGGCTTAGTACTAATCTCTCATATAAAGGTATTTCCTTATACATATCATTCTACTATTCTCTAGGTGGAGATATCTATAATTATGCAGAAGCCAAACGTAACAAATTCTCATATGACGGTGCAACTCCTTCACCGGATGCTATTGCCAATATGTGGACAGGGCCCGGCGATATAGCTAAATATCCGGCTCCGATCAACAAGGAACATAACAGGCTCCCGCCATCCAGCTTCTATATCGAAGATGCCTCTTATATTAAATTACGCAATGTAAAATTGAGCTATTCATTACCCAAGAAATGGATAAACACAGTCTGGATGAAAGCTGCTACAATCTATGTATATGGAAACAACTTATTGACCTTTACCAATTATAAAGGTTATGACCCCGAATTTTCATTGGGAACAAGCGATCCTTTAACTTTAGGTATCGACCAAAACCGTTATCCGAGAAAGAGAGAATACGGATTAGGCGTAAATGTTACATTCTAA